In a genomic window of Pseudomonas oryzihabitans:
- a CDS encoding GlxA family transcriptional regulator, translating into MIDSRTFGSGIQGKNYLQLQSTRPRPEFSRLVGFILLDHFSLPSFTQALDTLVTANLLSTGTFATRTYSPTGAEVMSDLGIVIRPDGDYRAVEGARFDLLVVCGGLRTPLELEPRLKALLVRAAKQQVSLCGLWNGAWQLGQAGVLDGYRCAIHPEQRSAFSERVRGCKTSAESHVLDRDRLTAASPSGAFHLFLEWIGTQCGSALADGLVNILAFEESRFRQVNPTLKVQMTPPLREVVSLMEANIEEPLTIEQLCDYAGRSRRQVERLFREQLDTAPMRYYLELRITEGRRLLQHSTLSVLEVAVACGFTSVTHFSKRYSAYFGYPPSKERRLKY; encoded by the coding sequence GTGATCGATTCGAGAACCTTCGGCAGCGGTATCCAGGGCAAGAACTACCTCCAGTTGCAGTCGACACGACCGCGTCCGGAGTTTTCCCGGCTGGTCGGTTTCATCCTGCTCGACCACTTTTCCCTGCCGTCCTTCACCCAGGCACTGGATACCCTGGTCACCGCCAACCTGCTCTCCACCGGCACCTTCGCCACCCGCACCTACAGTCCGACCGGGGCCGAGGTGATGAGCGACCTGGGCATCGTCATCCGTCCGGATGGCGACTACCGCGCCGTGGAGGGCGCGCGCTTCGACCTGCTGGTGGTCTGCGGCGGCCTGCGCACGCCGCTGGAACTGGAGCCCCGCCTCAAGGCCCTGCTGGTGCGCGCGGCCAAGCAGCAGGTCTCCCTCTGCGGGCTGTGGAACGGCGCCTGGCAACTGGGCCAGGCCGGGGTGCTGGACGGCTATCGTTGCGCCATCCATCCCGAGCAGCGCAGCGCCTTCAGCGAGCGGGTGCGCGGTTGCAAGACCTCGGCGGAAAGCCATGTGCTCGATCGCGACCGCTTGACCGCCGCCAGCCCCAGCGGCGCCTTCCACCTGTTCCTCGAATGGATCGGCACCCAGTGCGGCAGCGCCCTCGCCGATGGGCTGGTCAACATCCTGGCCTTCGAGGAATCGCGCTTTCGCCAGGTCAACCCGACGCTCAAGGTGCAGATGACCCCACCGCTGCGCGAGGTGGTGTCCCTGATGGAAGCCAACATCGAAGAGCCCCTGACCATCGAGCAGTTGTGCGACTACGCCGGCCGTTCGCGGCGGCAGGTCGAGCGGCTGTTCCGCGAGCAACTCGACACCGCGCCCATGCGCTACTACCTGGAACTGCGCATCACCGAAGGGCGCCGACTGTTGCAGCATTCCACCCTGTCGGTGCTGGAAGTGGCGGTGGCCTGCGGCTTCACCTCGGTCACCCACTTCAGCAAGAGGTATTCGGCCTACTTCGGCTATCCGCCGTCCAAGGAGCGGCGGCTGAAGTATTGA
- a CDS encoding DMT family transporter — MPAILSSALLRQFALVLCWSAGFVGYRYAADQAPTLLVTFWRFALAALLLLPFAWTELRRLPLRIIGQQAAIGALAFAGCIAPSAKAIELGVSPGLAALLSDLSPLLVALGCCLLPGQRTSGRQWLGLGLGLTGVLLATGAGLGLGVAPGWAYVLPLGGALALALATLVQSRLPPSNLALPTLLFIQLAASSLVMTVAAGLEGPLRPPLTPGFALAVLWLLIPTLLGYGLYWLCLRQGSPQAVSGALYLSPPVALLWAWACFDEPLAPGMLLGLLFALAGLLCLNAAERDADRGQAVPTSCGQQP, encoded by the coding sequence ATGCCTGCCATCCTGTCTTCCGCTTTGTTGCGTCAGTTCGCCCTGGTGTTGTGCTGGAGTGCCGGCTTCGTCGGCTATCGCTACGCCGCGGACCAGGCGCCCACCCTGTTGGTCACGTTCTGGCGCTTCGCCCTGGCCGCCCTGCTGCTGTTGCCCTTCGCCTGGACTGAATTGCGGCGGCTGCCGCTGCGGATCATCGGGCAGCAGGCAGCCATCGGCGCCCTCGCCTTCGCCGGCTGCATCGCTCCCTCCGCCAAGGCCATCGAACTGGGCGTCTCGCCGGGGCTGGCCGCGCTGCTCTCGGATCTGTCGCCGCTGCTGGTGGCCCTGGGTTGCTGCCTCTTGCCCGGACAACGCACCAGCGGGCGCCAGTGGCTCGGGCTGGGCCTGGGGCTGACCGGGGTGCTGCTCGCCACCGGAGCAGGACTGGGCCTGGGCGTGGCGCCCGGCTGGGCCTATGTCCTGCCCCTCGGCGGCGCCCTGGCACTGGCCCTGGCAACCCTGGTGCAGAGTCGCCTGCCGCCCAGCAACCTGGCGCTGCCAACACTGTTGTTCATCCAGCTTGCTGCCAGCAGCCTGGTGATGACGGTGGCGGCCGGCCTGGAAGGTCCGTTGCGCCCGCCCTTGACCCCCGGTTTCGCCCTGGCGGTGCTCTGGCTGCTGATCCCGACGCTGCTCGGCTACGGCCTCTACTGGCTGTGTCTACGCCAAGGCAGCCCCCAGGCGGTCAGCGGTGCCCTCTATCTGAGCCCACCGGTGGCCCTGCTGTGGGCCTGGGCCTGCTTTGACGAACCCTTGGCGCCGGGCATGCTGCTCGGCCTGCTGTTCGCCCTAGCTGGGTTGCTGTGCCTGAATGCGGCGGAGCGCGATGCGGATCGAGGCCAGGCGGTGCCGACGAGCTGCGGTCAGCAGCCTTGA
- a CDS encoding LysR family transcriptional regulator, which yields MPAPLDIDVLRTFHTIVRLGQFRAASLQLNRSPSAVSSQIRRLEEQTGGRLFERDNQAVTLTPLGRRVLLETAELLQAHDRILAGLTGQPVVGEVRLGVAEDYAARLLKEVLPRLQGEHPGIVLEVLTGNSGQLRRWLAQGLLDLALLVGPTGAGQAEGQVFGHTQPVWVAGPGLVLTPDTSVPLALHGEGCSYRELGIDLLTRQNRRWQAVMTSAASSALEAAVELGQAVAIIDRARMTPPMRELLPDEGFPALPLHELRLASPPGERSPACERLAGLIAEDFRL from the coding sequence ATGCCCGCGCCCCTCGATATCGACGTCCTGCGCACCTTCCACACCATCGTCCGGCTGGGGCAGTTTCGTGCGGCCTCGTTGCAGCTCAACCGCAGTCCCTCGGCGGTGAGCAGCCAGATCCGTCGGCTGGAAGAGCAGACCGGTGGGCGGCTGTTCGAGCGTGACAACCAGGCGGTGACCCTGACCCCGCTCGGACGCCGGGTCTTGCTGGAAACCGCTGAGCTGTTGCAGGCCCATGACCGCATCCTCGCCGGACTCACCGGCCAGCCGGTAGTAGGCGAGGTGCGCCTGGGCGTGGCCGAGGACTACGCCGCCCGGCTGCTCAAGGAGGTGCTCCCACGACTGCAGGGCGAGCACCCCGGCATCGTCCTGGAAGTCCTCACCGGCAACAGCGGCCAGCTCCGGCGCTGGCTCGCCCAGGGCCTGCTGGACCTGGCGTTGCTGGTAGGGCCAACCGGCGCTGGCCAGGCGGAAGGCCAGGTGTTCGGTCATACGCAACCGGTCTGGGTCGCCGGCCCCGGCCTGGTGCTCACCCCGGACACCAGCGTGCCCCTGGCCTTACACGGCGAGGGCTGTAGCTATCGCGAATTGGGTATCGACCTGCTGACCCGGCAGAACCGTCGCTGGCAGGCGGTGATGACCAGCGCAGCCTCTTCGGCACTGGAGGCGGCCGTCGAACTGGGCCAGGCGGTGGCCATCATCGACCGGGCGCGCATGACTCCACCCATGCGCGAATTGCTGCCGGACGAGGGTTTTCCCGCCTTGCCGTTGCACGAATTGCGGCTGGCTTCGCCGCCTGGCGAGCGCAGTCCGGCTTGTGAGAGGTTAGCGGGATTGATCGCCGAGGATTTCAGGTTGTAG
- a CDS encoding LysR family transcriptional regulator yields the protein MDSLNGFVVFVQVAETRSFVAAGRLLGVSASAIGKSVARLEDKLGVRLFHRSTRSITLTAEGALFLERSRRILAEIEAAELELSQATATPRGRLRVSLPLVSSLVLPVLGEFMREYPQIELDLDFTDRMVDVIEEGFDAVVRTGEPSDSRLAARRLGTFRMHLVASPDYLARRGRPKTPADLQQHACLHYRFPNSGKLETWALQQLPGEAEVVLPTSMICNNIETRLCFALRGLGIAYLPDFAVAEALADGSLCTVLADRQIHTGVFHVLWPVSKQPAPKIRALVDFLCARMLPGAPEATDQPGSGRLATT from the coding sequence ATGGACAGTCTTAACGGCTTCGTGGTGTTCGTGCAGGTAGCCGAAACGCGCAGTTTCGTCGCGGCAGGCCGCCTGCTGGGCGTATCAGCATCGGCTATCGGCAAGAGCGTGGCACGCCTGGAAGATAAGCTCGGCGTACGCCTGTTCCATCGCAGTACACGCAGCATCACCCTGACGGCCGAGGGCGCCCTCTTCCTGGAGCGCAGTCGCCGCATACTTGCCGAGATCGAGGCGGCGGAACTGGAGTTGTCACAAGCCACCGCCACCCCACGCGGACGCCTGCGGGTCAGTCTGCCCCTGGTGAGTTCACTGGTGCTGCCGGTACTCGGTGAATTCATGCGCGAGTATCCGCAGATCGAGCTGGACCTGGATTTCACCGACCGCATGGTCGATGTCATCGAAGAGGGTTTCGACGCCGTGGTCCGTACCGGCGAACCCTCGGATTCACGGCTGGCCGCACGGCGGCTGGGCACCTTCAGGATGCATCTGGTCGCCTCGCCAGATTATCTGGCCCGGCGCGGCAGGCCGAAGACGCCGGCCGACCTGCAGCAGCACGCCTGCCTGCACTATCGCTTTCCCAACAGCGGCAAGCTGGAAACCTGGGCGCTGCAGCAGTTACCTGGCGAAGCCGAGGTAGTGTTACCCACCTCGATGATCTGCAACAACATCGAGACCCGCCTGTGCTTCGCCCTACGCGGCCTGGGTATCGCCTACCTGCCGGATTTCGCCGTGGCGGAGGCCCTGGCCGATGGCAGTCTGTGCACGGTGTTGGCTGATCGGCAGATACACACCGGGGTGTTCCATGTGCTCTGGCCGGTCAGTAAGCAACCGGCACCCAAGATTCGCGCCCTGGTGGACTTCCTCTGCGCGCGGATGCTGCCGGGAGCCCCTGAGGCAACTGATCAACCAGGCTCCGGGCGCTTGGCTACAACCTGA
- a CDS encoding serine hydrolase domain-containing protein, translating to MTNLQRVLDKAVSTRLSAPVQAVVQRALDEQRLVGAVVLVVRDGELIHRQAAGFADREKAQPMTLHTLFRLASVTKPIVSTAALVLVARGLLELDAPVARWLPEFCPSLADGRPAAITTRQLLSHTAGLGYRFLETTAQGTYAQAGVSDGMDAASIGLAENLRRLASVPLLYTPGTAWGYSLATDVLGALIERIQGMPLDEVVRQLVTGPLGMADTGFVARDPGRMATAYVNGLPRPHPLAEGETVPVFEDTVGITYSPARIFDAQAFPSGGAGMAGTAGDFLQLLETLRRGGGTLLPAGLVEELGRDQTGGLELPGMPGVGFGLGCSVLRDPRLAASPESPGTWRWGGAYGHSWFVDRARGLSVVAFTNTLYEGMSGRFVTELRDAVYEIGEFGR from the coding sequence ATGACGAATCTCCAGCGTGTCCTGGATAAGGCTGTTTCCACCCGACTGTCTGCCCCGGTCCAGGCTGTCGTTCAACGTGCCCTGGATGAGCAGCGACTGGTCGGCGCCGTGGTTCTCGTCGTCCGGGATGGTGAGCTGATCCACCGACAGGCCGCCGGTTTCGCCGACCGGGAAAAGGCGCAGCCGATGACCTTGCATACCCTGTTCCGCCTGGCCTCGGTGACCAAGCCCATCGTCTCCACCGCAGCGCTGGTGCTGGTGGCGCGAGGTCTGCTCGAACTCGATGCGCCCGTTGCGCGCTGGCTGCCGGAGTTCTGCCCGAGCCTGGCCGATGGCCGTCCGGCAGCCATCACCACGCGGCAATTGCTCAGCCATACGGCTGGCTTGGGTTATCGTTTCCTGGAAACCACCGCGCAGGGGACCTATGCCCAGGCTGGCGTGTCGGACGGGATGGATGCCGCGAGTATTGGCCTCGCCGAGAACCTGCGCCGCCTCGCCAGCGTGCCGCTGTTGTACACGCCGGGTACCGCGTGGGGCTATTCGCTGGCCACCGATGTGCTGGGCGCGCTGATCGAGCGTATCCAGGGCATGCCATTGGACGAGGTGGTACGGCAACTGGTGACCGGCCCCCTGGGCATGGCCGATACCGGCTTCGTCGCCCGTGATCCCGGGCGGATGGCGACCGCCTATGTCAACGGCTTGCCACGCCCGCACCCTTTGGCCGAAGGCGAGACGGTTCCGGTGTTCGAGGACACCGTCGGTATCACCTACAGCCCGGCGCGCATCTTCGACGCCCAGGCCTTCCCGTCAGGAGGGGCCGGGATGGCGGGTACTGCCGGGGATTTCCTGCAACTGCTGGAGACGTTGCGGCGGGGCGGCGGGACGCTGCTGCCTGCTGGACTGGTCGAGGAGCTGGGACGGGATCAAACCGGAGGCTTGGAATTGCCCGGCATGCCAGGCGTCGGTTTCGGCCTGGGCTGCTCGGTCTTGCGTGATCCCAGGCTTGCGGCGTCACCCGAATCCCCAGGCACCTGGCGCTGGGGTGGTGCCTACGGTCACTCCTGGTTCGTTGATCGGGCGCGGGGGCTGAGCGTGGTGGCCTTCACCAATACCCTGTACGAAGGCATGTCCGGTCGTTTCGTTACCGAGTTGCGCGATGCGGTCTACGAGATTGGGGAGTTCGGGCGATGA